The Osmerus eperlanus unplaced genomic scaffold, fOsmEpe2.1 SCAFFOLD_418, whole genome shotgun sequence nucleotide sequence tcacccctccctcacctcccccctctcatcccctcacctcccccctctcatccattcacctcccccctctcatcccctcacccctcccctctcatcccctccctcacctcccccctctactcccctcacctcctccctctcatcccctcacccctccctcacctcccccctctcatcccctcacccctccctcacctcccccctctcatcccctcacctcccccctctcatgccctcgcctcctccctctcatcccctcacctcccccctctcatcccctcacccctccctcacctcccccctctcatcccctcacctcccccctctcatccattcacctcccccctctcatcccctcacccctcccctctcatcccctccctcacctcccccctctcatcccctcacctcctccctctcataccctcacccctccctcacttccaccctcatcccctcccccctctcatccccctcctctcatccttctcctcccccagtcccaaACGGTGACCCACACATGCAAGTAGATGTTCAAACAGAcgtgcatacgcacacacagcagtaaacacacagcagtaaacacacagggaTGAGGGACTTTAAAgagtaaacaaacacaaacagccgAGGACACAGGTTGATATGAACATGGTCAAACACTGGTGAgatctcactccctccctctttccatccctcttttctcttttgctgtgtgtgagacagttctGTGTGAAAGTTGAGGCTGAACAATTGTACAAAACAATTTAATTGACTTCACATCTAGTCACATCTAGTTTTTCTCTCCCAGTACCAGATAATCTGTCTAGCTCTGCTGATTCTGTTCCATTGAGACACTTGGCTAATGTACGGTAGATGCCTGCAGACATCCCAGTGCTAAGAAAGCTATTAGCGCACTTGTGGAATTTGCTACTCTGAGACGCTAGGCTAATACTAACCCCATTAGCTTCTGACAAGATCGAAAAATGaagttgagttttttttttatggggaAAAGGTCAAATCAATAAGACTGCAATctatggcagagagagaaagagcgagagagatgaaaggataTTAGACAATAAAACGACATAGTGTAGGTGAAGTCTAGTGTTGAGATTGAAGTGTGGCGAGATCATGGAAGATAACTGCATCACTTTGAGAAGCTCCATCAGAGGCTCTGAGAGACTGCTGGCCTGAAGGATGCTTGTACTTCTGATGAAATATACACCCCATATCCCTACATCACCAAGGgagacgccacacacacacacacacacacacacacacacacacacacacacacacacacacacacacacacacacacacacacacacacacacacacacacacacacacacacacacacacacacacacacacacacacacacacacacacacacacacacacacacacacacacagagacagaatcaTTGTATCTGTCTGTCATCTTGTATCTTCTATATAGCTCTATAGGCATGTCAGGTCAAACACAGCAGCTAGGTAACAGAGAAATTGTTGATTTAAAACAAGCATGTCTTTGCTTGTCACCGTGGCATCAATTGGCTACATCAGAATGTCGTAACAGCCTGGACTGCCACTGCCACGCATACACATGCGTGTgcgagtacacacacaaaaaagaagGTAAaggataataatatatatatatatatatgtatatatatatatacatatatatatacatacacagagAAGGAGAGTTTGGAAAAGTAGATTATATTCCTGTTCATCTCTCCGTTCtgctcagagagagaaaagggcagATTTGTTTGGGGAGATGATGCTGTACTCTGCTACATCTACAGCAAGCTGCAGCTGTAATCCATCATCTTTatattctacctctctctctacctccctccctccatccctctctccctccctccctttcactctttctctctttgcctccctccctctgcctctctcttccctttatCTATCCCTGGCTCTCTGGCGCAGCGCAAGGGAGAAAAGGATGggtagagcagagagagagagagagcgagagagagagagacagacagacagacagacagacagacagagagagagagacagacagacagagagagagagagacagagagagagagagagagagagagagagagagagagagagagagagagagagaacgagggaagGACAGAAAGGAGTAAAATCGACCAGACAGGAGAATAATACAACTTTTcactgagggaggaggatgagaaggggcagaaggaggaggagtttgAAACTAGGCCCAGATTCAGACTGCTGAAACAGAAaaaagggggggatggagggagcacagaggtcagggctggTATGATTGCGACAACGGTGAGTCAGAAGACTGCAGATTCCTGTTGTGACTTGTTGATTCCAGAGAGACGATGTATCTGGACTACTGGCAAATACGGGGTATCAGGACTATCTGTTGTAACAAACACAAATGGTTCTCCAAATTCACTATAACTGCTGCTTGACTAGTGTGGACCAGACCAGctaaccagaccagaccagaccagtttCCCTTCTTCTGGAGAGTTGAATCCTTCTtttactctctccatctctctctgtttagcaGAGAAGTACACACATGCCATCCCCCCTTCCATTCAACCAGGAGGATAAACTGTACAGGCTGCAAATCATCCTGCAAATCCCTTCATTTACAAGTTGGATACACCttcagtggaggggggagaggggaggggggcaggagacaggcaggtagacggacaggcaggtagacaagcaggcagccaggtagacaggcaggcaggcagggcacaGATTCAATCACACACTACATTTACACAGAACATAAATTTCTGTGGTGTAGTAGTTCACAGCACTCCCCTGGGCCAATCTGCTGCTGCTATAAATATGGCTTTGTCCAATCCCACGCCTGCTTATTGCCTTCTTATCCAATCACATAACTCCTTAGTGGCAGGGTATTGCTGTCAGCCTGAAGTGAAAGGCTCTCCCCACCCATCCAGCCTAATGACAGTCATAGTTACAGgaaagggaggatgaggagagagagagagagagagagagagagagagagagagagagagagagagaaaagagagagccaAAAGGTGCAAATTAGGTATTTGCTGGGGGCTGGAAGTTGAACATCTTGTTATcctgcaccccctcccaccATTTGGGGCCCAGATTAtctggagaaacagagggagggggggtggtgaatCAACCAACAGCTCCATCCTTCTAGCCCCCTGGGCCTGGCTGAgatgagggggcggggggggatcaACCCTGCCACCTGAGTCAACAGCTCCAAACCACACAGCGGGACGAGGAACAGATGAGTGACGTCACATgacagagagaatgggaggagtGAAAAATCAACATGGCAACGATATAAGAGTtcgccagggagagagagagagaagcagaaaaaGAGGGGAAGAGCTTTGGAGAAAATGCTAGTGTGTTTTCTTCATGCATGAGTacatatgcatgtatgtgtccATGTGACTGTGCCAACACAGGATGAGTCATTGCACCCAAATACCCGGTGTGAGTTGTGGTGCCACTCcttcccctgcccccaccccccagcatgCTGCTCAGCctgctggtttgtgtgtgtgtgtgtgtgtgccgtgcttACCCTGGCACAATGTGTGGACTGTCAAAATGAGTTCAAGTGGTGTctctgtgggagagagtgagtgtgggggtgtgttcttgtgtgtgtgtgcacgcctgCAATGTGTGATTTGTCATCCTGGTGAGTGCTGCTGGAAAGGGCCTGActaagcacacgcacacacacacacaaacatgtactcacacacacacacacacacacacacacagacatgtacacagacacatccatctgcatccccctgcacacacagacacacgcgtgCAATAGGTttggggggagggcagagagagtcagagacaaCTGAGAAATGTTATACTATTAACACATTTAACTATTACACTGATTGGCTTCATATTTAACTATAGCTTTGGAACTGTTCTCCTGCCTGAATCAGAATCTAAGAGAGGTGAGAACAAGTTAGAgatgaaaggaaaagagagaaagagaaagagagaaagagaaagagagagagagaaaactggGTAGGCCACATTCCCCTGGGATTGGCTGGGAGGCTTCTGGTGCATTATGGGTACAAAGCACCCAACAGCAGGGCATCAGCGGTGATTAGCCCAGCGGCGTTGCTACGGCGATGCCGGCGGACAGGTGGGCAATAAACAGGTGTTCATCTACAAGTTAccccctggagtgtgtgtgtgtgtgtccatccatgtgcatgtgtgtgtcctcacttgTCTCTGTATGACAGCCAGAGTGTTTTGTGCGTTGTGCAGCAGTTCATCCACAGCTCTGGGGTCTTCTACCTTCTGGTTCTCTCTGAAGGCATCTCTCACCCGCCGCAACGCATaggtcctgaaacacacacaccgtcacacacaccttAGATGTTTTATTTGAATTCCCAAATAACATATGAAGCacaaccacacagtcacacacaaacgcaaacgaggaagaaaaataaaatgaggagaagactggagaggagagagaagagagaggattaGGCTTTTATCTGGCAGCTAGGGTCTGTGTGAAGCGGACAGGAAGTTCAGCACATTCGAAGATATGTAGATCAAAGGGACTTCCTGTCAGAGCCCTGGGAGGCTCCGCCCTAACAAAGACGAGAGTGATGAGgagacgtgtgcgtgtgtgtgtgcgtgtgtgtgtaacagagaaGAGGCTGCCTGACAGACTCAGATATGGAAGAGAGTTctgcgtgggtgtgtgagtgtgtgttcgtaggaatgagaggaggagaaagggagaaagggatgcAGGAGGGatgtagggaggagaaagagagagggggggtggaggggagagaggaccaGCTGGAGACAGCTTGTTAGAGCGGTGAGCTGTAGACCAGTGGTCAGACATTCAGCCTGCTCGCTCTGTCACCAACTGATTCATGCAAGACAAGAAGCTagtttcaatgtgtgtgtatgtgtgtgcgtatatgagccccatgtgtgtgtgtgtgcttggaaaGAGCAGGCTGACTAACCATGTCTCCCATCTGCCTCCTCTGTCCCAGCTAACagaatagagatggagggatcaaGCCAGAttagacaggaaggagggatgtgtgtgtgtgtgtgtgcgtgctgtacTGTAGGCctttgtgtggagtgtgtgtgtgtgcgtgacaggaggggtggatggtggaTGGGGGGCAGTGGAAAGATAAAGTGACATgtgtgtccccctctctctcttcctcttctctgagTCAGCCATCTTGGATCCAACACCAGCAGTGACTCATAGGAGACTGATCTGTAGCCCACGGCAACAAGAGCCCAAGACAGAATGAAGATGTTTACTCATAATGCTCTCACACTAATCACTGTAATCCAAGTATCTTTTTTTCTGGAAGTTTCTGAAGGTCTAAAGACCTACAAAACAAAAGGCACTTAGTTTTTATCTAAATCACTCAGTGATTTACTGGATAGGTCCAAAAGACATTCAACAGGATGAAGAACcatacatcacttcctgtgtaaCATGGGAACTAGCAAGCTTCCTTCACAGTGGTTCGGTAAACTCAACTTTATCTCAGTGAAGGACACAAGGATTATTCAGATTTAAATGCTGAGTTCTACATTTTGCATGATCATGGTGGTTGGTGAATTATAGATGAACCTATAAATTCATATATTACAAAGCTATTACAGAGCTGTTAAGCATCATTCTGCCTTTCTGATGGACCATACAGTACTGTCGGATGAGTCAAAGCCATGACCTCGTTCAATCACACAAATGAACAGGAACACCTTCCTTCATTTCAATAATTATCCAACAGTACTCATTTGTTTCTGTCAGTTCCTTTTCGGTGTCTGAGAAAAGGGTACCAGAGAGGTATTTCCAGTGACTTCTACAGTACGCGAGTTCTTTCACACAGAGTCGAGTCATACATCTCCCTGAGGAACGATCTGACACGGTGACATCATCAGTGCGAGACGCCCTCCCCTACCACCAGTGGTTAGTAATGCTGGTAATGATGCTGATTATTCCGACGGTGTATAGGTTTCCACACGCTAACGAGGAGCACTTTTAATGAGACTCAGGGCTACGAACTGTATGGCTCGGAGAGAAAAACAACTAATGACTCCTGCGCACATCATACGACCGCgagcacgcgcacgcacgcagccGAAATGACATCCGTGTCAACCCACATCAAGGGTGTTGTCGTCAGGCAAAGTGAGACTGAGGATCAGGGTGAGCTGTGGAGTTTAGAGGCTGTTTGAAGACTAAGTGTCAGTGGGTAGCCCACCAGGGGCCCGCAGGTTCCCACAGGCCTGACAGGGCTAAATACAGACCCAAGCACCCTTCCAAGACCTCCCCATTTGATCCCAACAGCTCAACGCATTTGCAGAAAAGAGGGAGGAGTGACGGGGtcaggggaggggatggaggggagttagagagaaatacagaaacgggtagagagaaagatgggggggagagagagagagcaaaagagggagggaaagtgggagagagagagaaagagggagagagagagaaagagggagagagacttcaCAGGGAATTCTCCATGAGCCTGGGTTCCGTGATCACTAATTCATCAGAGATTTGTCAGGCTCCCGCTGACAGACCCGTGTCTTTGTGACTAAGAGGAGATCTGCGCACAGACACGCCCTACGTCgtcagagagagacgggggcaggcagggagggttaCTGCTACGTAAGAGATGCCCTACTTGTGTCTGATCAGGCTGGTAAGAGACTGCAGCAACACTGGGGTGCATAAACGAGCGCTGCTCCTTtcacacagacagaacacactgacagcttcccacatcctctccctctccacccttcccactctgtcctctgttcctctcccacTCTTGTTCCTGTCTTCTCCATCCTCGTAGAATACCAGTCACCATCCTCactgtcttctctctgtccctgttctATGCTTCTCAGAGAATCTTTATTCTTCCTTTCTGAGTCCTTCCCCCacgccctctctcctgcctcatcTCCTACTGAACACCACGGCATGTTCTTCCACTTCTCTGCCCTACTCTCTCCATCTAGTCTACCTGCTGCTCACTCAGACCGTCGAGCATTCTCCTCTTTCTGAATCTTTCGTTCTTTTCCATCTTCCTCTGTGCTATATCTGTCTGCACAACTCACCCTGCCTCCttcatcttcccctccctcttcgcTCTCGcactcctccatcttcttcacTTCTCACTCGttcattctctcctccttcctctctcctctgtactcctccttcctctctgctctttcctcctctctctcctccttcctctctgctcgctcctcctctctctcctccttcctctctgctctctcctcctctctctcctccttcctctctgctctttcctcctctcctccttcctatctgctctctcctcctctctctcctccttcctctctgctctctcctcctctctctcctccttcctctctgctcgctcctcctctcctccttcctccttcctctctgctctctcctcctctctctcctccttcctctctgcctgctcctcctctctctcctccttcctctctgctcgctcctcctctctctcctccttcctctctgctcgctcctcctctctctcctccttcctctctgctctctcctcctctctcctccttcctctctgctcgctcctcctctctctcctccttcctctccgctctctcctccttcctctctgctctctcctcctctctctcctccttcctctctgctcgctcctcctctctctcctccttcctctctgctctctcctcctctctctcctccttcctctctgctcccacctcctctctctcctccttcctctctgctctctcctcctctctcttccttcctctctgctctttcctcctctcccaaaAGTCCTATTGCCTCTGGTGGAGGTTTAGCCTGAGGGCAACAGCTCTCTTCTCTTCAATGTCCCTTGCTTACTTCCTGCTCTCCTCAACCTCTCTTCCAGTTCTGAAGTATTGTTGTCTCTCTGTAGCCTCTGGTGGAGGTCTCGCCCAGGGGAACTGCACTATCCCTGCTTTAAGCTCCAACCAAGACATGGAGCGGCCATCTTTACACTCTGATACAGGGTAATGTGTCACTTCCCCTTCTTTCAGGAAAGGTGGAGAAAAAATGAGAGGAATAAAACGGGAAGGAAATAGGTAACaagtggagagagtgagaggacaaGACAAGACGAATGAAGGAGAGACAACCATGGCTTTTTCTCTCTGGTTTAAATTAATGATCAAGAAAGGTTCTAGATGACCCTAACCAACAAATAGGGCGACCATaacaaaacaataaacaaacaaagaaaaaaacgtTCAGGGTTTGTATTCAGTGTATTAGGACATGATACGTCTAACGATGCAATATTCATGATTATAACAACACTTACCTGAATCAACTCTTGCAGCTAAGATACAGTTTAATTGTAACGTTTACAATCTCACGGCTAATTAACGTTTAATCATAATGACAATGGTACTTAGATTAAGTTAATACTACGTCAGATCAAGGTGGGCAATTTGGACCTGCATTTCATTGATCTTCTCAGAATATAATTGGTATTAAATATTTTGTGTGCATTGCTATCGAAGCTGCAAGTGACATCCAAATTAATAGTAAGGTAATCTAAACGTTTAGGCGTTGCAGTCAATTGCAGTAAAAATAAGGAATTTCACACAATGTAAAATCTTCCGTGAATGACTGTGTTATTGTGAACTACACTATAACGTTACCTAATGAGAAGCGTGGCTTGATAGCTGAACCTTCAGACAACTGTAAACTTATAGAAGCGGCTGCTCATGTAAACAGGAGATGCGAAGTCTCATGGTGACGGTTTAGAGTAACAACAACGTCTGAAAATCAATTATTTGACCTAGTCTGAATGACATCATGTTAGAATGTATTTACCTGTAGTTGTATGAAGGGAATTTCTTGCTTTCTTTCAATAACAAGCGGTACAGGGACAGCACTTGTATTCTCGTGGACGTTGACATGTTGCAAACAAGGCGGCGACCTTCGAGATCAGGACCCTTAAGAAAGAGTGTTTAGACAGCGCCGGTACCAAAGTACTTACAAAATCCTACATTTTGTCCATAGTTTTCACCTATGTTTTGTAAAGCAGAATTAAAATAACACTGCCTGTATACTATAAACTTAAATTCTGACGTTTGTCTTGAAATactaatatatattttataattttaCAGGCATATCTTTGGAGCTCTCAAAACTACCCTGCTCTCAGTTGTGACAGTACCGCTAAGTAAGGTGAGTGCTTTGCAGCTCTTTTTTAGCTGTATTTAATGTCACTGTTGTGTAATTCATCGAATGAATTACATATTTTTACATATGGCGAACAGTACATTTTAGCTGCCGGTAACGTATTAAGGCATTATGATGCCCCACAAGGTCGTTTCAGCCAAGCAAAGATAGCACCCCATGGTTCTTCGGGAGGGTAGGGATCTTCAAACATGTCCGTAGCTTGTTCTTAGTAAGACTTACTAAAAGTAAGAGTCTTACTTTTGAAGTTGGTTACACATCCTAATGACAGGCATTCATCAAAATGCAGGAGCACATCCACCAGCACACCGTTTACTAATAACACGTAGATTAAGACATTGCTGGATAACCTCCACGACCTTTATGGTATTGGTTATCTAACAATAAGAGCTCAACTGTTTGGAAATGAAGTAGTTCTACTTCTGGTAGTGATAGTACTTGTCCTCAATTAAATCCCAAACTTGAGATCTGCGCCGAGCACAAAGGTGACATTTCGTTGCTCGACATATAACTCACTTTGTAGTCACTTTTGCATGTAGGCTTCTACGAAACTTTAGTAGTCCTACAGGGAAACAAAATGCAATAAAATAGATGTCGCATGAAATGAGATATCTCAACGACATTGAAATATTTATTTGGCTTGTACACGATTAAACTCGTGTAGAGCCAAGTTTGTTCTTAGCTGCAACAAGCACAGCAGTTTAGAATGCTACAGCCACGTAGACCAAACCGTTTATCATTCATTCCGTGACATTTCAGTGaagtgaaagaggaggaataGAAGGGGACGCGGTGTTGTCGCATCAGTAGCCTCGTTCAGATGGAAAAGTCGATCAGAACATCACCTAGCCTACGGCTCTGGCTGTGTTCATGAATGCGGTCTGGTCCGCCCATGTCCAGGTGAGGTGCAGATGTGTTTTGGTTCTGGACTTTGTCCTGGTATACAGCGTTGTGTCATGGGGATCAATTGATTTATTTTATAGATGATGTACTTGACTGATTAagggatgatgtgtgtgggggaatgGGAGGGGGTAGTTAAGCATTTTAGCAGGTTCCAGAGAAGGTCACAGTCACAACCTGTTTACTGATACCCTGCCTCTCACTGAAAAGGTcagcagtgcgtgtgtgtgtgtctgtctgtgtcagttccctgtttgtttgtgtgtgttgtgcttaaAGGGGTCAATGGAGTCAATTGATTCATCTCACACATTGGTCTAATTAAGACTGGTGAGCTGTGAGGTTCAGTTTAAGATGTCACATGGATGTAATAGTCtattgtgacagtgtgtgtatgtgtgtggcagtTGTAGTAGTGACTGATGACAGAGCTGCTAGACACCATGGTCAATACAGAGCGTTCCAGTTGGAGTGTGTTCCCAGACTGCTCAGTATGGTTTAGATGTGGAGGGTGGTGAGCAGCTAGTCTGTTActgtatcagaatcagaatgggtatTTCCATAGCCTAAGTACAAAAGTTCTAACGTGATACGATTGTAGCCCATATTATTTATTCCCTAACAAGcactgataacacacacacacacacacacacacacatccatacactcacacacatgcacgcacacacacttgcacacgcaccagcatatacacacacatactctcttagGAGCCGCCCTCATGTTGCTCCAGAGGGCGTTAAAGTTTGTTGGTTCTTTGGTCTTCTCTCCTCTATGGatcagtgtgtgcatgcagtgtgTACATGCAGCGTGTACATGCAGTTTGTGCATGCAGTTTGTACACACGTATGGGTGGACTTATACTCTTGTGCTGCTTTCTATGGCTAGCCTGTCGAAACCGCACTCTCATCTGACATCCTGCTGTGACACCACAAGCTCTGTacaccctctttctttctttctctctgtctctctttctctctctcctctatatttctctctctccgtctttatTTCTTTCACTCTGTAACCGGCTCCCTCTTATCTTTGTATCTCCCTCTTAGTTTTTCTCTACCTCACCACCCTTCTCTATTCCTATCTGTCTCTTtcaatctttctttctcctgtttatctctctctttttctcctcgcTCTCTGCTGTCAGGTTAGTATCCGGTCATCTAACTCATTTTTGGGTGACTGCACTCCTATCCTCTTTATaaatcttctctccctccaattctctgcttctcttcctcttttcctctcctccttactctctctttccctcctctctttctctctgcctgacaGAACAAGCCCTTTCATCCCATTGATCTTGTCTTCTGTGCAGGAGCCTGGAACAACACGGCTTAGGGGTCCGCCTGCGACCCTGCCTCCTccaatcctcctcttcctgcacgttctcctccctcctccccctccgcctccccttcccatccttcctcctcttcctcttttcctcttcgTCGACCTCTTCCCTCATAGAGTAGGTCGATCGACGACATGACCCAGCCTCCTGTTTGGCTGAGTTCAACATTGCGTTGTTGTTGTTAGAATCAGAATTTAATGTAGTTTACTAGCGGACTCGAGTCTTACCTGAATACTGCCATTGTCCACCAGCTGTAGGCTGCACTGATCATGCCcccagtgagggggagggagcaaGAGTGACTGAGCATCAGAGaaaaatgagagggggagatgtgGTTTATTAGTTGGTTTCAGTCTCTTAGCAGAAATTAAACAAGTTCGTCTTCACTGGCTGGTAGCCTCTGGGTCTGCATCActcaaaggggaggggggaggacatagaggagcagagaggaataatagagaagagagaggggatgggggggcgtAGTGGGATGAAAAAAAAGGGACAGAGATAGGGGAgtgagaagagtgtgtgtgtgagagagagacacgaacAAACCATGGTCTCTTATGAACCCAGCCACTCTATCTAAATGAGGATTGATCCTGCCTGCTGCACCACCATCTGCTGAGGCGGGCGTCAGGGACGCACAGGCAGCCAAAACAAGTGGACTCCAATAGCAGCTGAGTCCTCTAGCCGAGACCTCACTTCATTCTCCTGGGCAAAAACAGTGCAGCACTTAACCAATCACTGACTTGCCTCCTGAACTCCTTCCCTCGatccctccctcaatctctcactCCCTGTTTTCAGCTACCTTTTTCCTCTCAGCCactcgtccccctctcctcttccaccttcgCTCCaattctcccatcctcccttcctcccgccACCGAAATTAAGCAAAGAATAACAATTTAGATATAAACAGAGAACCAACTTCTCCCTCTAGCCAGGGATaaagacccccctccccccccacacacacacacacaccctccagaccCTACTGTTTCATATAGCTAAGTGAGTAACTCCCACTCTCACCCTCCTACCAATCAATAATTAGCAATTAGCATTGGAGAGCTATTGCCAAGCCATTAGGCTGTGGGTTCAAGTCTTTGTTAGCCTGTTAGcctggagtggggggggagggtgtgcctcTTTCTCCtggctaaactggtttaaataagcctaaatacaaaacttcctacctagtaaccagtatagcaaccatgacagtttcctgctagcacacgtagatatctcaggaatttaaggtcggcatagcgacggacacgtccttgcatcggaacggcattgtgacgtcaggtaggacactatttggccctatgacactatttggcctgacagcCCCACAGTGCACGGAACACCTGTGGGGCTGTACTGAACAAGCTCTGTTGCCGTGGTGACGTGTGACCCGCATTATGACCTGGCCTATTATGGTCTGTCCTAGCCCTACCACCACCTGGGGCCAGGGGCACTAAGACCAGGCGAGGAAGCTGCAGATACTGTTCGAGTACAGACAGACTCGCTGATCCTTATGGTACCTCTGTATCCATGACAAATGTACCTGGGTTGGTGTTTTGAACTGCTGGTGTTATTGCTTGGCGTTATTGCAGCAATTTAGCTGTGCACAACGGTCTGCTAACATGGCTATCAGTGGACAAACTAGAATGTTGAATGTATGTATACATTATCAATACTCCATAGCCTATAGACTGAGCAcaagccacaaa carries:
- the LOC134016678 gene encoding LYR motif-containing protein 4-like, whose product is MSTSTRIQVLSLYRLLLKESKKFPSYNYRTYALRRVRDAFRENQKVEDPRAVDELLHNAQNTLAVIQRQVRTHTCTWMDTHTHTPGGNL